Genomic DNA from Alphaproteobacteria bacterium:
CTGGATATTTCTCATCTAATTTTTTGTTAAAAACATGAGCTGTCATAACAATTTCTACTTTACCTGTATTAATTAATTCTTTATATGGAATTAATTCTTTTTCATTCCAAGTTTCACTGACATCAACAAAACCTAAGTGCGAATCTGAGCTTGAACTTCCATGCCCAGGAAAATGTTTTAAAGCAGTTAAGATGTCTAAATCTTTATGTGCTTTAATTACTTGTTCAGAATGTTCTGCAACCTTATAAGGATTTGAAGAGTAGCTTCTTTCCTTGCCTGCAATCACTGGATTTTCAGGATTTGTATTAACATCAACTACCGGTGCAAAGTTAAGGTTAAATCCTAAACTTTTAAGAGTTTCTGCTATAACTTTTGCATTTTCATATGTTAATTTTGCATCATCTTTTTCGCCTAACACTTTGGCAGATAATGTCTTAGGAAAACCATATTCTGGTTTAAGCCTATTTATTAACCCACCTTCTTGATCAACGCTGATAAAAAGAGGTGTTTTCGCATTATTTTGTAAATCAGATATTAGTGATTTAACCTGCTTGGGATTTTCTATATTTCTATCAAAGCTTTTGCTAGTAACGTCATAATCGAATAAAATAATTCCGCCTATTATATTATCTTTAAGTTGAGCTTTTAGATAATCAGGCACTTCTTTTCCCTTAAAGCCAACTAGGATCATTTGTCCTATTTTTTCTTTTAAAATTTGCCTTTTATTATAAATATTACCAAGAAAAATTATAATAAATGAAGTTAATATAAAAAATATTATTTTTAATCTCATTTTTTACCCTTTTTTAATTCTATATTAGAATACTGAATAAAAATCTCGACTTAATGCCGAGATTTTTTATTTATCCCAAAAATTCGAATTTTTTATTCATTCCATCTCTTTTCTTTTTGAAAGCTTTAAGATGTTTCCCTCTAAGACTTTCTGTCGATGGTAACTTGATTGTAAGTGGATTTACATATCTACCGTTCTTTTGGATACCATAGTGTAAGTGAGGACCTGTAGATCTACCAGTACTTCCAACATATCCGATAATTTGACCCTGTTTAACGTATGAACCAACTCTTAATCCTTTTTTGAATGAATTTAAGTGAGCATACGCTGTTGTATAAGTAGAGTTATGACGGATCTTAATTAGGTTTCCGTTTGGTCCCTTCCATCCTCTATAGATGATTGTACCTGATCCACCTGCTGGAATTGGAGTTCCTGTTGGAGCTGCAAAATCAACTCCATTATGATTCTTTCTGAAACCTAATACTGGGTGTCTTCTAGAACCATAAGTTGAAGATATTCTAGCCTTATTGATTGGTGTTTTCTTAAGAGCTTTTGTAGATCCCTTACCTTTTTCATCATAGAATTTATCTTGACCCTCTTTTTTAGCATAGTTGTATGTTTTAAATTCTTTACCTCTAATGCTTAGCTTACCATAAAGAAGTTTACCTACACCTAAATATTTACCTTCTTTAGAGAACTCTTCTTCATAAAGAAGTTCAAATGAATCTCCTGGTCTTATTTCACGTTCGAAATCGACATCGAATGAGAAAATATCATAGAAGCTATATATTATGTTATAAGGTATGTCTTGCTTTTCAGCTAAATACATTATACTTTGCTCTGGAGCAATCTTAGCTTCTTTTCTAACTAATTTTGTGTATTTATTATCTTTGATTTTTCTTACATCGAAACTAATTTCATCTTCATGTTTTTCAACTATAGCCTCAATTCTTTCTATAGGAGAAATTTCTATTGTGAACTTTTGTAGATTGGCTCTTAAATTATTCTCTGCAGTATAGCCTTCTTCAACATCAAATATAAGTTTAGTACCCTGTTTTGTTTTTGATGAAG
This window encodes:
- a CDS encoding peptidoglycan DD-metalloendopeptidase family protein, which produces MNKAVRRTKKTKNKRIVSKVDKKFPTISISEAIKVLKKSDHFQFFSYGFAAATLVLTIVISSFQIFYKKPTSAYLIKEQQKVSDSMREEEARMAKLQHKIKEGGEEPLIAGEKRERELIKVVEEGDTLGGIMNEYNIPYSQTYSLIKSLKGTFDIKRDLRPSSKTKQGTKLIFDVEEGYTAENNLRANLQKFTIEISPIERIEAIVEKHEDEISFDVRKIKDNKYTKLVRKEAKIAPEQSIMYLAEKQDIPYNIIYSFYDIFSFDVDFEREIRPGDSFELLYEEEFSKEGKYLGVGKLLYGKLSIRGKEFKTYNYAKKEGQDKFYDEKGKGSTKALKKTPINKARISSTYGSRRHPVLGFRKNHNGVDFAAPTGTPIPAGGSGTIIYRGWKGPNGNLIKIRHNSTYTTAYAHLNSFKKGLRVGSYVKQGQIIGYVGSTGRSTGPHLHYGIQKNGRYVNPLTIKLPSTESLRGKHLKAFKKKRDGMNKKFEFLG
- a CDS encoding glycoside hydrolase family 3 → MRLKIIFFILTSFIIIFLGNIYNKRQILKEKIGQMILVGFKGKEVPDYLKAQLKDNIIGGIILFDYDVTSKSFDRNIENPKQVKSLISDLQNNAKTPLFISVDQEGGLINRLKPEYGFPKTLSAKVLGEKDDAKLTYENAKVIAETLKSLGFNLNFAPVVDVNTNPENPVIAGKERSYSSNPYKVAEHSEQVIKAHKDLDILTALKHFPGHGSSSSDSHLGFVDVSETWNEKELIPYKELINTGKVEIVMTAHVFNKKLDEKYPATLSKKSLSKLRKDFAYDGIIISDDLQMNAIAKHYSIEEAIPLMVNAGVDIFCIGNNLEIDENIVPKVIDIVMEKIFSGEISEEQIETSYNKIISLKKKYKIIR